A portion of the Punica granatum isolate Tunisia-2019 chromosome 7, ASM765513v2, whole genome shotgun sequence genome contains these proteins:
- the LOC116214196 gene encoding LRR receptor-like serine/threonine-protein kinase FEI 2, translating to MNLGLLLSALSVVIAAALFSSGSVALTPDGIALLEFKSTLNDTKNILSNWQALDDSPCGWTGISCYPDDQRVQSINLPYMQLGGIISPSIGRLSRLQRLALHQNSLHGVIPNEITNCTDLRALYLRANYLQGGIPSAIGNLSHLTIMDLSSNSLKGAIPSSIGRLTRLRHLNLSTNFFSGEIPDVGVLSTFGRSSFIGNLDLCGQQVQKPCRTSMGFPVVLPHASSDEAAVPAKRSSHYIKGVVIGAMSTMGIALVIVLAFLWICLLAKKERAAKRYTEVKKQVEPETSTKLITFHGDMPYPSCEIIEKLESLDDEDVVGSGGFGTVYRMVMNDCGTFAVKRIDRSREGSNQVFERELEILGSIKHINLVNLRGYCRLPASKLLIYDYLAMGSLDDLLHDDQSKDCALNWSTRLKIALGSARGLAYLHHDCSPKIVHRDIKSSNILLDENFEPHVSDFGLAKLLVDEDAHVTTVVAGTFGYLAPEYLQSGIATEKSDVYSFGVLLLEIVTGKRPTDPCFVKKGLNVVGWMNTLLRENQLDDMVDERCTGADPETVEAVLDIAARCTDANPEERPSMNQVLQLLEQEVLSPCPSDFYESHSDYS from the exons ATGAACCTAGGTCTGCTGCTTTCGGCTCTTTCAGTGGTTATCGCGGCTGCCCTCTTCAGCTCTGGCTCCGTCGCTTTGACCCCAGATG GCATTGCATTGTTGGAATTCAAGAGCACTTTAAACGACACCAAGAACATCCTCAGCAACTGGCAAGCTCTTGATGACTCTCCTTGCGGATGGACTGGCATTTCGTGCTATCCTGATGACCAAAGGGTCCAATCCAT AAATCTCCCGTATATGCAACTCGGAGGGATCATATCTCCCAGCATCGGTAGACTCAGTAGATTGCAGAGGCT GGCACTTCACCAAAACAGTTTGCACGGGGTCATTCCTAATGAGATTACAAACTGCACCGACCTGAGAGCCTT GTACTTGAGAGCTAATTATCTCCAAGGAGGCATTCCTTCTGCCATTGGAAACCTTTCTCACCTCACCATCAT GGATTTATCAAGCAACTCGCTAAAAGGTGCAATACCATCATCCATAGGCCGGCTCACACGACTTCGCCATTT GAACCTGTCAACAAACTTCTTTTCTGGTGAAATCCCTGATGTTGGAGTTCTAAGCACTTTTGGACGCAGCTC GTTCATTGGAAATTTAGATCTTTGTGGGCAACAAGTGCAGAAGCCATGTAGGACCTCAATGGGATTCCCCGTTGTTCTACCCCATGCGTCAAGTGATGAAGCAGCAG TCCCGGCAAAGAGATCCTCACATTACATAAAGGGTGTGGTAATCGGCGCAATGTCCACCATGGGCATTGCATTAGTTATTGTTTTGGCATTCCTATGGATTTGTTTGCTAGCAAAGAAGGAAAGAGCTGCTAAGAGATATACCGAAGTCAAAAAGCAAGTTGAACCAGAAACAA GCACAAAGCTCATTACTTTTCATGGAGACATGCCTTACCCTTCATGTGAGATCATTGAGAAGCTGGAGTCCCTTGACGATGAGGATGTTGTGGGATCTGGAGGATTCGGGACAGTGTACAGGATGGTGATGAACGATTGTGGAACTTTTGCTGTTAAAAGGATAGACAGAAGTCGGGAAGGATCCAATCAGGTGTTTGAGAGGGAGTTGGAGATCTTGGGCAGCATCAAGCACATAAACTTAGTGAACTTGCGAGGATACTGCAGACTTCCCGCATCAAAGCTTCTTATCTATGACTATTTAGCCATGGGGAGCTTAGATGACCTCTTGCACGATG ATCAAAGTAAGGATTGTGCCTTAAACTGGAGCACACGACTAAAGATTGCTCTGGGTTCTGCTCGTGGGCTTGCTTATTTGCATCATGACTGTAGTCCTAAGATTGTTCATCGGGATATAAAGTCGAGCAACATCCTTTTGGATGAGAACTTTGAACCCCACGTCTCCGACTTTGGTCTCGCGAAGCTTCTGGTTGATGAGGATGCCCACGTGACAACTGTAGTTGCTGGTACTTTTGGCTACTTGGCTCCAG AATATCTGCAAAGTGGGATAGCAACGGAGAAATCCGATGTGTACAGCTTCGGGGTCCTGTTACTGGAGATTGTTACTGGAAAGAGGCCAACTGATCCGTGTTTTGTGAAGAAGGGCTTAAACGTTGTTGGTTGG ATGAACACTCTGTTGCGAGAGAATCAATTGGATGACATGGTTGATGAGAGATGCACCGGCGCGGACCCAGAAACTGTGGAAGCGGTCCTCGATATAGCTGCCAGGTGCACCGACGCGAACCCAGAAGAACGGCCTTCAATGAACCAGGTGCTGCAGCTGCTCGAGCAAGAAGTCTTGTCTCCCTGCCCGAGCGACTTCTACGAGTCACATTCAGACTACAGTTGA